The following are encoded in a window of Amphibacillus xylanus NBRC 15112 genomic DNA:
- the thrS gene encoding threonine--tRNA ligase, producing the protein MENQILITFPDGAQKAFPKGTTGEDIAQSISPGLRKQALAVTLDQVYYDLKTPLPGDGEIAIITNKQPEGLEIMRHSAAHVMAQAIKRLYGHDVKLGVGPTIEDGFYYDFDLDQSLTPEDLPKIEKEMQRIIDENLEIRRVEVSRAEAERLYRDEGDNLKLELLEAIPEDETVTIYEQGEFFDLCRGVHVPSTSKIKVFKLLSISGAYWRGDSNNKMLQRIYGTVFNKQADLDEYLRLREEAKERDHRKLGKELGLFTVSQKVGQGLPIWLPKGATIRRIIERYIVDIEEKLGYDHVYTPVLGSVELYKTSGHWDHYKDDMFPTLEMDNEDLVLRPMNCPHHMMVYKNQLYSYRHLPVRIAELGMMHRHEMSGALAGLQRVRAMTLNDAHIFARPDQLKEEFIRVVELVQNVYRDFGIEDFYFRLSYRDPEDKEKYIDNDEMWEMAQATLKETMEEMNLEYVEAVGEAAFYGPKLDVQVKTALGKDETLSTVQLDYQAAERFDLSYIGEDGQEHRPVVIHRGIVGTMERFVAFLIEEYKGAFPTWLAPVQARIIPVSNEAHADYAKKVEDALRMAGMRVEVDLRDEKMGYKIREAQTEKLPFALVVGDNEVEAGAVNVRRYGKKKSETLSLDAFIAMVKEEIETKSRNN; encoded by the coding sequence ATGGAAAATCAAATTTTAATTACATTTCCTGACGGAGCACAAAAGGCGTTTCCAAAAGGAACAACAGGAGAAGACATTGCACAATCAATTTCTCCAGGTTTAAGAAAGCAAGCTTTAGCAGTAACACTGGACCAAGTGTATTACGATTTAAAAACACCACTACCAGGAGATGGTGAAATCGCGATTATTACAAATAAACAACCTGAGGGCTTAGAAATCATGCGTCACTCAGCAGCCCACGTAATGGCACAAGCGATTAAACGCTTGTATGGCCATGATGTCAAACTTGGTGTAGGTCCAACAATTGAGGATGGTTTTTATTATGATTTTGATTTAGACCAATCATTAACACCAGAAGATTTACCTAAGATTGAAAAAGAAATGCAACGTATTATTGATGAAAATCTTGAAATTAGACGAGTTGAAGTGAGCCGTGCTGAAGCGGAGAGACTTTATCGTGATGAAGGCGATAACTTAAAGCTAGAACTACTTGAAGCTATTCCAGAAGATGAGACAGTAACGATTTATGAGCAAGGTGAATTTTTCGACCTTTGCCGTGGTGTACACGTCCCATCAACGAGCAAAATCAAAGTATTTAAGCTATTGAGTATTTCAGGTGCGTACTGGCGTGGAGATAGTAATAACAAAATGCTTCAGCGTATTTATGGAACAGTCTTTAATAAACAGGCTGATTTAGATGAATACTTGCGCTTACGTGAAGAGGCTAAAGAGCGTGACCATCGTAAATTAGGTAAAGAATTAGGTCTATTTACTGTATCACAAAAAGTAGGTCAAGGATTACCAATTTGGTTACCAAAAGGAGCTACAATTCGCCGTATTATTGAGCGCTATATCGTTGATATTGAAGAAAAACTAGGCTATGATCACGTTTATACACCTGTTTTAGGTAGTGTAGAGCTATATAAAACAAGTGGACACTGGGATCACTATAAAGATGATATGTTCCCAACATTAGAAATGGATAACGAAGATCTTGTGCTTCGTCCAATGAACTGTCCACACCATATGATGGTATACAAAAATCAACTGTACAGCTACCGTCATTTACCAGTTAGAATTGCTGAACTTGGTATGATGCACCGTCATGAAATGTCAGGTGCACTTGCAGGTTTACAACGTGTACGTGCGATGACTTTAAATGATGCACATATTTTTGCTAGACCAGATCAGTTGAAAGAAGAATTTATTCGAGTTGTAGAGCTTGTTCAAAATGTTTATCGTGACTTTGGCATTGAAGACTTCTACTTCCGTTTATCATATCGTGACCCAGAAGATAAAGAGAAATATATCGATAATGATGAAATGTGGGAAATGGCACAAGCAACATTAAAAGAGACAATGGAAGAAATGAATTTGGAGTATGTTGAAGCTGTAGGAGAAGCGGCATTCTATGGTCCGAAGCTTGATGTACAAGTAAAAACTGCGCTAGGTAAAGATGAAACATTATCAACAGTTCAACTAGACTACCAGGCTGCAGAACGCTTTGACTTATCATATATTGGTGAGGATGGTCAAGAACACAGACCAGTTGTTATTCACCGTGGAATTGTAGGAACGATGGAACGTTTCGTTGCTTTCTTAATTGAAGAGTATAAGGGAGCTTTCCCAACATGGTTAGCACCTGTTCAAGCACGCATTATTCCTGTTTCCAATGAAGCCCATGCTGACTATGCGAAGAAGGTTGAAGATGCACTTCGCATGGCGGGGATGCGTGTTGAGGTTGACTTACGTGATGAAAAGATGGGTTACAAAATTCGCGAAGCGCAAACTGAGAAATTACCATTCGCTTTAGTTGTTGGTGATAATGAGGTAGAAGCTGGTGCTGTTAATGTTCGTCGCTATGGTAAGAAAAAATCAGAAACCTTAAGCCTTGATGCTTTTATCGCAATGGTTAAAGAAGAAATTGAAACAAAATCAAGAAATAATTAA
- the infC gene encoding translation initiation factor IF-3 — protein sequence MNVNEGIRAREVRLIDSNGDQLGVKSRQEALEIAATRNLDLVLVAPNAKPPVCRIMDYGKYRFEQQKKDREARKKQKVINIKEVRLSPGIEDHDFNTKLRNARKFLEKGDKVKVSIRFRGRAITHKDLGRDVLERMAEACNDISTVEQKPKMEGRSMFLMLAPTNDK from the coding sequence ATGAACGTTAATGAGGGGATTCGTGCACGTGAAGTTCGTTTAATTGATTCAAATGGGGATCAACTAGGTGTTAAATCTCGTCAAGAGGCTTTAGAGATTGCTGCAACTCGTAACTTAGATCTTGTATTAGTTGCACCAAACGCTAAGCCACCTGTATGTCGCATCATGGACTACGGAAAATATCGCTTTGAACAACAGAAGAAAGATAGAGAAGCACGCAAGAAGCAAAAAGTTATTAACATTAAAGAAGTTCGTTTAAGTCCTGGTATTGAAGATCATGACTTTAATACAAAACTTCGTAATGCACGCAAGTTCTTGGAAAAGGGAGATAAAGTTAAAGTATCAATCCGATTCAGAGGACGAGCAATCACGCACAAAGATCTTGGACGTGATGTGCTAGAGCGTATGGCTGAAGCATGTAATGACATTTCAACTGTTGAACAAAAGCCGAAAATGGAAGGTCGCAGCATGTTCTTAATGCTTGCACCAACAAATGATAAATAA